A window from Tenacibaculum singaporense encodes these proteins:
- the lpxA gene encoding acyl-ACP--UDP-N-acetylglucosamine O-acyltransferase, which translates to MNQPLAYVHPQAKIARNVVIEPFTTIHANVEIGSGTWIGSNVTIMEGARIGKNCRIFPGAVISAIPQDLKYNDEETTVEIGDNVTIRECVTINRGTSDRMKTVIGDNCLIMAYCHIAHDCKVGDNCIFSNNSTLAGHVTVGDNVVLAGMVAVHQFASVGNHAFVTGGSLVRKDVPPYVKAAREPLSYVGINSVGLRRRGFTTEKIREIQDVYRILFQKNYNNSQAIDIIEAEMEATSERDEIIQFIKDSHRGIMKGYFKAN; encoded by the coding sequence ATGAATCAACCACTTGCGTACGTACACCCTCAAGCAAAAATAGCTAGAAATGTAGTTATTGAACCTTTTACTACCATTCATGCAAATGTAGAAATTGGATCAGGAACATGGATAGGTTCTAATGTAACTATTATGGAAGGTGCGCGCATCGGTAAAAACTGTCGAATTTTTCCAGGAGCTGTTATTTCAGCGATCCCTCAAGATTTAAAGTATAATGATGAGGAAACGACCGTAGAAATAGGAGATAACGTTACTATAAGAGAGTGTGTAACAATTAACAGAGGAACTTCAGACAGAATGAAAACAGTTATTGGAGACAACTGTTTAATTATGGCTTATTGCCATATTGCACATGATTGTAAAGTGGGAGACAATTGTATCTTTTCAAATAATTCAACATTAGCAGGACATGTAACTGTTGGTGACAATGTGGTATTAGCAGGTATGGTGGCAGTACATCAATTTGCGTCTGTAGGTAATCATGCTTTTGTAACAGGTGGATCGTTGGTACGTAAAGATGTTCCTCCTTATGTAAAGGCGGCAAGAGAACCCTTATCATATGTTGGTATTAACTCTGTAGGATTAAGAAGAAGGGGATTCACAACTGAAAAAATTAGAGAAATTCAAGACGTTTATCGTATTTTATTTCAGAAAAATTACAATAATTCACAAGCGATTGATATCATTGAAGCTGAAATGGAAGCAACTTCAGAGAGAGATGAGATTATTCAATTTATCAAAGATTCGCATCGTGGAATTATGAAAGGATATTTTAAAGCAAACTAA
- a CDS encoding UDP-3-O-(3-hydroxymyristoyl)glucosamine N-acyltransferase has translation MKFKHPQTLEQIATLLNVEFVGDGSFPITGINEIHVVEKGDIVFVDHPKYYDKALNSAATTILINKKVDCPEGKSLLISEDPFRDFNKITKHFNPFIASKSSIAESAIIGENTVIQPNVFIGENVTIGKNCLIHANVSINSNCIIGNNVVIHANTVLGADAFYYKNRPEGFDKLISGGRVVLEDDVDLGASCTIDRGVTGDTLVGAGSKIDNQVHIGHDTVIGKKCLIAAQTGIAGCTVIEDEVTIWGQVGIISGLTIEKGTVLMAQTGVTKSLKKGVYFGTPQREYRQTLREVIYLKNATNKEKK, from the coding sequence ATGAAATTTAAACATCCTCAAACTTTAGAGCAAATTGCTACCTTATTAAATGTAGAATTTGTTGGAGATGGTAGTTTTCCTATAACAGGAATTAATGAAATTCATGTAGTAGAAAAGGGAGATATAGTCTTTGTAGATCACCCAAAATACTACGATAAAGCATTAAACTCAGCTGCTACAACTATACTGATAAATAAAAAAGTAGATTGTCCAGAAGGTAAATCATTATTAATCTCTGAAGATCCTTTTAGAGATTTTAATAAAATAACGAAACATTTCAATCCTTTTATAGCTTCAAAAAGTAGTATTGCTGAATCTGCTATTATAGGAGAAAATACTGTTATACAACCAAACGTTTTCATAGGAGAAAACGTAACAATAGGGAAGAATTGTTTAATACATGCAAATGTGTCAATTAACAGTAACTGTATAATAGGAAATAATGTAGTAATTCACGCTAATACTGTTTTAGGAGCAGATGCATTCTATTATAAAAACAGACCAGAAGGTTTTGATAAATTAATCTCTGGAGGTAGAGTAGTGCTTGAAGATGATGTAGATTTAGGAGCTTCTTGTACAATTGATAGAGGTGTAACTGGAGATACTTTAGTAGGTGCTGGATCAAAAATAGATAACCAGGTTCATATAGGTCACGATACTGTAATAGGTAAAAAGTGTTTGATAGCTGCTCAGACTGGTATTGCAGGGTGTACCGTTATTGAAGATGAAGTTACAATTTGGGGACAAGTAGGTATAATTAGTGGGTTAACTATAGAAAAGGGTACCGTTTTAATGGCGCAAACAGGAGTAACAAAATCCCTGAAAAAAGGAGTTTATTTTGGTACACCACAGCGTGAGTACCGTCAAACACTAAGGGAAGTCATCTATTTAAAAAATGCAACAAATAAAGAAAAAAAGTAA
- the sucD gene encoding succinate--CoA ligase subunit alpha, whose protein sequence is MSVLVNKDSKIIVQGFTGSEGTFHAGQMIDYGTNVVGGVTPGKGGQEHLGKPVFNTVDEAVQKAGADTSIIFVPPAFAADAIMEAAEAGIKVIICITEGIPTADMVKVKAYIDQLDCTLVGPNCPGVITPEEAKVGIMPGFIFKKGKVGIVSKSGTLTYEAADQVVKQGYGITTAIGIGGDPIIGTTTKEAVELLMNDDETEAIVMIGEIGGNLEAEAARWIKADGNRKPVVGFIAGQTAPAGRTMGHAGAIVGGADDTAQAKMKILAENGVHVVESPAKIGEMVAKVLA, encoded by the coding sequence ATGAGTGTTTTAGTAAATAAAGATTCAAAAATTATAGTTCAAGGTTTTACAGGTAGCGAAGGTACTTTCCACGCTGGGCAAATGATCGATTACGGAACTAACGTAGTTGGAGGTGTAACACCAGGTAAAGGAGGTCAAGAGCATTTAGGTAAACCAGTTTTTAATACAGTTGATGAAGCTGTACAAAAAGCAGGAGCTGATACTTCAATTATTTTTGTGCCACCAGCATTTGCTGCTGACGCTATAATGGAAGCTGCTGAAGCAGGAATCAAAGTAATTATTTGTATTACTGAAGGAATTCCTACAGCTGACATGGTAAAAGTAAAAGCTTACATTGACCAATTAGATTGTACTTTAGTAGGACCTAACTGTCCAGGTGTAATTACTCCTGAAGAGGCAAAAGTAGGGATTATGCCAGGATTTATCTTTAAAAAAGGTAAAGTAGGTATTGTTTCTAAATCAGGAACTTTAACATATGAAGCTGCTGATCAAGTTGTAAAACAAGGTTACGGAATTACTACAGCTATTGGTATTGGTGGAGATCCAATTATTGGAACTACTACTAAAGAAGCTGTTGAATTATTAATGAATGATGATGAAACTGAAGCAATCGTTATGATTGGTGAAATCGGAGGTAACTTAGAAGCTGAAGCTGCTCGTTGGATTAAAGCTGATGGAAATCGTAAACCAGTTGTTGGCTTTATTGCAGGACAAACAGCCCCAGCAGGTAGAACAATGGGACACGCAGGAGCTATTGTTGGTGGTGCTGATGATACAGCACAAGCAAAAATGAAAATTTTAGCTGAAAATGGAGTACACGTTGTAGAATCTCCTGCTAAAATTGGAGAAATGGTAGCTAAGGTTTTAGCTTAA
- the lpxD gene encoding UDP-3-O-(3-hydroxymyristoyl)glucosamine N-acyltransferase — protein MKFTAKQIADILEGEIEGNPEAEVSTLSKIEEGKEGSLTFLSNPKYNSYIYTTKASVAIVNKSFVPEKEIETTLIKVEDAYKSFSKLLEFYNEVKNNKRGRENPHFIAESATIGDNEYIGAYAYVGENVVLGNNVKIYPNSYIGDNVTIGDNTVVFAGVKIYSETIVGNNCKIHSGTVIGADGFGFAPDENGEYKAIPQIGNVIIEDNVDVGSNSTIDRATLGSTIIRKGVKLDNQIQIAHNVEIGKNTVIASQTGIAGSTKIGENCMIGGQVGIVGHITIGNNVKIQAQSGIGKSLKDEEVVQGSPAFGYSDYSKSYVHFKNLPKLASTVHKIEKELNAQKVKDE, from the coding sequence GAAGTATCTACACTTTCTAAGATAGAAGAAGGCAAGGAAGGTTCTTTAACCTTTTTATCAAACCCAAAATATAACTCATACATATATACAACCAAAGCATCGGTAGCTATTGTAAATAAAAGTTTTGTTCCTGAAAAGGAAATAGAAACTACTTTGATTAAAGTTGAAGATGCTTATAAATCATTTTCAAAACTTTTAGAGTTTTACAATGAGGTAAAGAATAATAAGCGAGGAAGAGAAAACCCTCATTTTATTGCTGAATCAGCTACTATTGGAGATAACGAGTACATTGGAGCTTATGCTTATGTTGGAGAAAATGTGGTTTTAGGCAATAATGTTAAAATTTATCCTAATTCTTATATAGGCGATAATGTTACTATTGGTGATAATACAGTTGTTTTTGCAGGAGTAAAGATTTACTCTGAAACCATTGTAGGTAACAATTGTAAGATACATTCAGGAACAGTGATTGGAGCAGATGGTTTTGGATTTGCACCAGATGAAAATGGAGAATATAAAGCAATTCCACAAATAGGAAACGTTATTATAGAAGATAATGTAGACGTGGGGTCTAATTCAACTATTGACAGAGCTACTCTTGGATCTACAATAATTAGAAAAGGAGTAAAATTAGATAACCAAATTCAGATAGCTCATAACGTAGAGATTGGTAAAAATACCGTGATAGCTTCTCAAACAGGGATTGCAGGATCAACTAAAATAGGAGAAAACTGTATGATTGGAGGTCAAGTAGGTATTGTTGGCCATATCACTATTGGAAACAATGTGAAAATTCAAGCTCAATCAGGGATAGGGAAAAGTTTAAAAGATGAAGAAGTTGTACAAGGGTCTCCAGCGTTTGGATATTCAGACTATAGCAAGTCTTATGTACATTTTAAAAATTTACCAAAATTAGCATCTACAGTACATAAAATAGAAAAAGAGTTGAATGCTCAAAAAGTAAAAGATGAGTAA
- a CDS encoding helix-turn-helix domain-containing protein — translation MIERLKQILDYYNLSASSFADKIDVPRSSISHLLSGRNKPSLDFIIKVETAFDEVDLNWLVYGKGSFPPNTKNQEKEINIEKNEAPSLFTENVVFDQEPEKKSNTQLSESTMKPKESAAFREIKNILVLYDDGTFEDYKKK, via the coding sequence ATGATTGAAAGATTAAAACAGATATTAGACTATTACAATTTATCGGCGTCAAGCTTTGCAGATAAAATTGATGTTCCAAGATCTAGCATTTCTCACCTATTATCAGGAAGAAATAAACCGAGCTTAGATTTTATTATAAAAGTTGAAACGGCTTTTGATGAAGTAGACTTGAATTGGTTAGTATATGGCAAAGGTAGTTTTCCTCCAAATACAAAAAATCAAGAGAAAGAGATAAATATAGAGAAAAATGAAGCTCCTTCTCTGTTTACTGAAAATGTAGTATTTGACCAAGAACCCGAAAAAAAATCAAATACGCAATTATCAGAGAGTACTATGAAACCAAAAGAGTCAGCCGCTTTTAGAGAAATTAAAAATATTTTAGTTCTATACGATGATGGAACCTTTGAAGATTACAAAAAAAAATAG
- the efp gene encoding elongation factor P, protein MATTSDIKKGLCIKYNHDIFKIIEFLHVKPGKGPAFVRTKLKSVTTGKVIDNTFSAGHKIEDVRVETHKFQYLYPEGDLYHFMNTEDYNQITLQKSVLDAPDLMKEGEVVTVLINTEDGMPLSVEMPSHVILEVTHTEPGVKGNTATNATKPATVETGARINVPLFINEGDKIKIDTEKGAYTERIKE, encoded by the coding sequence ATGGCAACAACATCAGATATTAAAAAAGGATTATGTATAAAGTATAATCACGATATATTTAAAATCATTGAATTTTTACATGTAAAACCAGGAAAAGGACCTGCTTTTGTACGTACAAAATTAAAAAGCGTCACTACAGGTAAGGTTATAGACAACACCTTTTCTGCAGGCCATAAAATAGAAGATGTTCGTGTAGAAACACATAAATTTCAGTATTTATATCCTGAAGGAGATTTATACCACTTCATGAATACGGAAGATTATAATCAAATTACACTTCAAAAATCAGTATTAGATGCTCCAGATTTAATGAAAGAAGGAGAAGTAGTTACTGTTTTAATAAATACTGAAGATGGAATGCCATTATCAGTAGAAATGCCTTCTCATGTTATTTTAGAGGTAACTCATACTGAACCAGGAGTAAAAGGAAATACTGCAACAAATGCAACTAAACCAGCAACCGTTGAAACGGGAGCAAGAATTAATGTTCCTTTATTTATTAATGAAGGAGACAAAATAAAAATAGATACAGAAAAAGGAGCTTATACAGAACGTATTAAAGAATAA
- a CDS encoding bifunctional UDP-3-O-[3-hydroxymyristoyl] N-acetylglucosamine deacetylase/3-hydroxyacyl-ACP dehydratase translates to MSKKQKTIQNEVTLSGVGLHTGNEVTMVFKPAPENHGFAFKRVDLEGEPVIEAKAEYVTNTQRGTNLEKNGVQIQTSEHVLAAAVGLDIDNLLIEINASEPPIMDGSSKFFIEALEEAGIVEQEAEIEEYVVKEVISYKDEVTGSEIILMPSDEYQVTTMVDFGTKILGTQNATLNTISDFKEEISAARTFSFLHEIEMLLENDLIKGGDLNNAIVYVDKELSDSTMEKLKKAFNKDNITVKPNGVLDNLTLHWANEAARHKLLDVIGDLALTGTRIKGKVIANKPGHSVNTTFAKKLAKIIKKEKRNNVPSYDLNQPPLMDIHKIMDILPHRPPFLLIDRIIELSDKHVVGMKNVTMNENFFVGHFPGAPVMPGVLQVEAMAQCGGVLVLNTVPDPENYLTYFMKMDNVKFKQKVLPGDTLIFKSELITPIRRGIAHMQAYAYANGKLVCEAELMAQISKVK, encoded by the coding sequence ATGAGTAAGAAACAAAAAACAATACAAAACGAAGTTACATTATCAGGTGTAGGGTTACATACTGGTAATGAGGTTACGATGGTTTTTAAACCAGCCCCAGAAAATCACGGATTTGCATTTAAGCGAGTAGATTTAGAAGGAGAACCCGTAATAGAAGCTAAAGCAGAGTATGTAACAAATACGCAAAGAGGAACAAACCTTGAAAAAAATGGCGTTCAAATACAAACATCTGAACACGTTTTAGCTGCTGCTGTTGGTTTAGACATCGATAACTTGTTGATAGAAATTAATGCTTCTGAACCTCCAATAATGGACGGATCGTCTAAGTTTTTTATAGAAGCTCTAGAAGAAGCTGGAATTGTTGAGCAAGAAGCAGAAATTGAAGAGTATGTGGTAAAAGAAGTTATTTCATACAAAGATGAAGTAACAGGAAGTGAAATTATTTTAATGCCTTCAGATGAATACCAAGTAACTACTATGGTAGATTTTGGAACTAAGATTTTAGGTACTCAAAATGCCACATTAAATACAATTTCAGATTTTAAAGAAGAAATTTCAGCAGCAAGAACATTTAGTTTCTTACATGAAATTGAAATGTTGTTAGAAAATGACTTAATTAAAGGAGGAGATTTAAATAACGCTATTGTTTATGTAGACAAAGAGTTGTCTGACAGTACAATGGAAAAGTTAAAAAAAGCCTTTAATAAAGATAATATTACTGTAAAACCTAATGGAGTATTAGACAATTTAACGTTACATTGGGCTAATGAAGCTGCACGTCATAAATTGTTAGATGTTATTGGTGATTTAGCTTTAACGGGTACTCGAATTAAAGGTAAAGTAATTGCTAACAAACCAGGACATTCTGTAAATACTACTTTTGCTAAGAAATTAGCTAAAATCATTAAAAAGGAAAAAAGAAACAATGTTCCTTCTTATGATTTAAACCAACCACCATTAATGGATATCCATAAAATAATGGATATTTTACCTCACAGACCACCATTTTTATTGATTGATAGAATTATTGAATTATCAGACAAGCATGTGGTAGGTATGAAAAATGTAACAATGAATGAAAATTTCTTTGTTGGACATTTCCCTGGAGCACCAGTTATGCCAGGAGTTCTTCAAGTGGAGGCTATGGCACAATGTGGAGGAGTTTTAGTATTAAACACAGTTCCTGACCCAGAAAACTATTTAACATACTTCATGAAAATGGATAATGTTAAATTCAAACAAAAAGTATTACCAGGAGATACATTAATATTTAAAAGTGAATTAATAACTCCAATAAGAAGAGGTATTGCTCATATGCAAGCTTATGCATACGCTAATGGAAAACTAGTGTGTGAAGCAGAGCTTATGGCACAAATTTCAAAAGTAAAATAA
- the fabG gene encoding 3-oxoacyl-[acyl-carrier-protein] reductase, whose translation MKLLENKTAIITGATRGIGRGIALEFANQGCNVAFTYNSSVEAATALENELKELGVNAKGYQSNAAEFDAAQELAKNVLAEFGTIDVLVNNAGITKDNLLMRISEDDFDKVIEVNLKSVFNLTKAVIRPMMKQRAGSIINMSSVVGLKGNAGQANYAASKAGILGFSKSVALELGSRNIRSNVVAPGFIETEMTAKLDEKVVEGWRNEIPLKRGGTPEDIANACVFLASDMSSYITGQTLSVDGGMLT comes from the coding sequence ATGAAACTTTTAGAAAATAAAACAGCAATTATTACAGGAGCTACTAGAGGAATTGGTAGAGGAATTGCATTAGAGTTTGCAAACCAAGGGTGTAATGTTGCATTTACTTATAATTCTTCTGTAGAAGCAGCAACTGCTTTAGAAAATGAATTAAAAGAATTAGGGGTAAACGCTAAAGGATATCAATCTAATGCGGCAGAGTTTGATGCAGCTCAAGAGTTGGCAAAAAATGTTTTAGCAGAATTTGGAACGATTGATGTATTAGTAAACAACGCAGGTATTACAAAAGATAATTTGTTAATGCGTATTTCTGAAGATGATTTTGATAAAGTAATTGAAGTAAATTTAAAATCAGTTTTCAATTTAACAAAAGCAGTAATTCGCCCAATGATGAAACAACGTGCGGGTTCAATTATTAATATGAGTTCTGTAGTTGGATTAAAAGGAAATGCAGGTCAAGCAAATTATGCAGCTTCAAAAGCAGGAATTTTAGGATTCTCAAAATCTGTAGCATTAGAGTTAGGATCTCGTAATATTCGTAGTAACGTTGTTGCTCCTGGTTTTATTGAAACTGAGATGACTGCAAAATTAGACGAAAAAGTTGTTGAAGGTTGGAGAAACGAAATTCCTTTAAAAAGAGGTGGTACTCCAGAAGATATTGCAAACGCTTGTGTATTCTTAGCATCTGATATGAGTTCATATATTACTGGTCAAACATTATCAGTTGACGGAGGAATGTTAACATAA
- a CDS encoding M16 family metallopeptidase gives MKTIKLLFISMLLITAIGCKQTTTSEKEVKTEQKQDVNGFNYETVTNDPTGLRLYTLDNGLKVYLSKNTDEPKIQTYIAVRAGSNYDPKESTGLAHYLEHMVFKGTHKIGTVDWEKEKEYLDKISSLYEQHRTEEDVEKKKAIYQEIDKVSLEASNYSVANEYDKMTASLGATGTNAHTWFEETVYKNKIPANELNKWLDLEAERFSTLVLRLFHTELEAVFEEFNRGQDNDFRKRYAAMLDGLFPNHPYGQQTTIGTGQHLKNPSMIDIHNYFDKYYVPNNMAVVLVGDLDFDATIKKVSETFGKMEKKELVHPTLPKEEPITQPIIKEVFGPTAESISIAYRSKGVNTEEEKFVTLCDMIMANGNAGLLDLNLNQKQVVQRASCSPTFLNDYGYHSFTGNPKSGQTLDEVKDLILEQIEKLKKGEFEDWMIDAVVNDLKLSQTRQYENNTALASAYFNAFIHHENWSDKVKFLDDLKKVSKQELVDFANKFYQNNYVVTYKRKGEDKNVVKVQNPGITPVNLNRDKSSEFLKEFNKIESAPLQPKFIDYKTAIKETKMANDIKVSYVLNEKNDLFDLNIIFDMGRDNDKKLSLAAGYLEYIGTDKYSAEEIKKEFYKLGVDYYVSAQDDKTYVGLRGLKENLPKGLELLEHLWENAKADQEAYDKYVEKIYKGRQDGKTQKGNILWNGLYSYGKYGENSRLRDIMQIDELKAINPEELVNIVKGMKNYKQRIFYYGKDVDAAVAALNNHHKILGELKDYPAAKEYAETETGGNVFYTDYDMVQTEMLFLAKGEPFKPENLAASTLFNTYFGSGLSSIVFQEIRESKSLAYSAFASYSNASKKEDPNYVMAYVGTQANKLEQAVDAMMDLMNNMPEAEKQFNAAKEATLKKLAAQRITKSNIFWSYERLKKLGIDNDNREEMYNTIKNMEMQDLKAFFDKNVKGESYNVMVIGNKKDLDVKSLQKLGKIKELDVDYLFNYVNEKKIKS, from the coding sequence ATGAAAACAATTAAGTTGCTATTTATTAGCATGTTGCTTATTACTGCTATTGGGTGTAAGCAAACAACTACTTCAGAAAAAGAGGTAAAGACAGAGCAAAAACAGGATGTCAACGGTTTTAACTACGAAACCGTTACTAACGACCCTACAGGTTTACGCTTATATACTTTAGACAATGGTCTTAAAGTATATTTAAGTAAAAATACTGATGAACCTAAAATTCAAACCTACATTGCTGTAAGAGCGGGTTCAAATTACGATCCAAAAGAATCTACAGGTTTAGCGCACTATTTAGAGCATATGGTGTTTAAAGGAACTCATAAAATTGGTACAGTAGATTGGGAGAAGGAAAAAGAATATTTAGATAAGATTTCTAGTTTATATGAACAACATAGAACAGAAGAAGATGTAGAAAAAAAGAAAGCAATTTACCAAGAAATTGATAAGGTTTCTTTAGAAGCATCAAACTATTCTGTGGCAAATGAATATGATAAAATGACTGCATCTTTAGGAGCAACAGGAACTAACGCACATACTTGGTTTGAAGAGACTGTTTATAAAAACAAGATACCTGCAAACGAATTAAATAAGTGGTTAGACTTAGAAGCAGAACGTTTTAGTACTTTAGTATTGCGATTATTCCATACAGAATTAGAAGCTGTATTTGAAGAGTTTAACAGAGGTCAAGATAACGATTTTAGAAAGCGTTATGCAGCAATGTTAGACGGTTTATTTCCTAATCATCCTTACGGTCAGCAAACTACAATTGGTACAGGTCAACACTTGAAAAATCCTTCAATGATTGATATTCATAATTATTTCGATAAGTATTATGTGCCAAATAATATGGCTGTGGTATTAGTAGGGGATTTAGATTTTGATGCTACTATTAAAAAAGTAAGTGAAACTTTTGGTAAAATGGAGAAGAAAGAATTAGTTCACCCAACATTACCAAAAGAAGAGCCAATTACTCAACCAATTATTAAAGAAGTTTTTGGTCCTACTGCAGAATCAATATCTATTGCTTATAGATCAAAAGGAGTAAACACTGAAGAAGAAAAGTTTGTTACACTTTGTGATATGATTATGGCTAATGGTAATGCAGGTTTATTAGATTTAAATTTAAATCAAAAGCAAGTAGTACAAAGAGCAAGTTGTTCTCCAACATTTTTAAATGATTATGGTTACCATTCTTTTACAGGAAACCCTAAATCAGGACAAACTTTAGATGAAGTTAAAGACTTAATATTAGAGCAAATTGAAAAATTAAAGAAAGGAGAGTTTGAAGATTGGATGATTGACGCTGTTGTAAATGATTTAAAATTAAGTCAAACTCGTCAGTATGAGAATAATACAGCTTTAGCTAGCGCTTATTTTAATGCATTTATTCATCATGAAAATTGGTCTGATAAGGTGAAATTTTTAGATGATTTAAAAAAGGTTTCTAAGCAAGAATTAGTAGATTTTGCTAACAAATTTTATCAGAACAATTATGTTGTAACTTATAAACGTAAAGGGGAAGATAAAAATGTTGTAAAAGTTCAAAATCCAGGAATTACTCCAGTAAACTTGAATAGGGATAAAAGTTCAGAGTTTTTAAAGGAGTTCAATAAAATTGAATCAGCTCCTTTACAACCAAAGTTCATCGATTATAAAACAGCTATAAAAGAAACTAAAATGGCAAATGATATTAAAGTTTCTTATGTTTTAAACGAAAAGAATGACTTATTTGACTTGAACATCATTTTTGATATGGGTAGAGATAATGATAAAAAATTAAGTCTTGCTGCTGGATACTTAGAGTATATAGGAACAGATAAATATTCTGCTGAAGAAATTAAAAAAGAGTTTTACAAGTTAGGAGTAGATTATTATGTAAGCGCCCAAGATGATAAAACTTACGTAGGCTTACGTGGATTGAAAGAAAATTTACCAAAAGGTTTAGAATTGTTAGAGCATTTATGGGAAAACGCTAAAGCTGATCAAGAAGCGTATGATAAGTATGTTGAGAAAATCTACAAAGGTCGTCAAGATGGTAAAACTCAAAAAGGAAATATCCTTTGGAATGGTTTATATAGCTACGGAAAATATGGAGAAAATTCTCGTTTAAGAGACATCATGCAAATTGATGAGTTAAAAGCTATCAACCCTGAAGAACTTGTAAACATTGTAAAAGGAATGAAAAATTACAAGCAACGTATTTTCTATTATGGTAAAGATGTAGATGCTGCTGTAGCTGCGTTAAACAATCATCATAAAATTTTAGGAGAACTTAAAGATTATCCTGCAGCTAAAGAATATGCTGAAACAGAAACAGGAGGAAATGTTTTTTATACTGATTATGACATGGTACAAACTGAAATGCTATTTTTAGCTAAAGGAGAACCATTCAAACCAGAAAACTTAGCAGCATCAACATTATTCAATACGTATTTTGGTAGTGGATTATCATCAATCGTTTTCCAAGAAATACGTGAATCTAAATCGTTAGCATATTCAGCATTTGCATCGTATAGTAATGCTAGTAAAAAAGAAGATCCTAACTATGTAATGGCGTATGTTGGTACTCAGGCAAATAAGTTAGAGCAAGCGGTAGATGCTATGATGGATTTAATGAATAACATGCCAGAAGCAGAAAAGCAATTCAATGCAGCTAAAGAAGCTACACTTAAGAAGTTAGCAGCTCAAAGAATTACAAAATCAAACATTTTTTGGTCTTACGAAAGATTAAAAAAGTTAGGTATTGATAATGACAATAGAGAAGAAATGTACAACACCATTAAAAATATGGAAATGCAAGATTTAAAAGCATTTTTTGATAAAAATGTAAAAGGAGAATCTTACAACGTAATGGTGATTGGTAATAAAAAAGATTTAGATGTTAAGTCGTTACAAAAATTAGGTAAAATAAAAGAACTAGATGTAGATTATTTATTTAATTATGTAAACGAAAAGAAGATAAAATCTTAA